In Harpia harpyja isolate bHarHar1 chromosome 8, bHarHar1 primary haplotype, whole genome shotgun sequence, a genomic segment contains:
- the LOC128144783 gene encoding T-cell receptor-associated transmembrane adapter 1 isoform X1 yields MKKKKDWRPLRLTATLQIDSYCQVQNKRASKVCQHNLISCWIKPWGVFLETTKPVTEMDCHFSVWGVLAFLSLALVVSLILNISHYMKKKQAKMYKDYEDNNPSYDDYYTEDDPVYGNLNQDILEECCYEQMKSQPQRPVNQLQVESANQMCYASLDHSVKGKRRKPRRKTGPSLEKDEEERSSNPTTMASKVSIYLNSEQLAAENTANVEAIHDDPVRLMGLIHTTKGENI; encoded by the exons atgaaaaagaaaaaagactggaGACCTTTAAGATTGACAGCAACTCTACAGATAGACTCATACTGCCAGGTCCAAAACAAAAGAGCATCCAAGGTCTGCCAACATAACTTGATTTCCTGTTGGATAAAGCCGTGGGGAGTATTCctagaaacaacaaaaccag ttacagAAATGGACTGCCATTTTTCTGTCTGGGGAGTTTTGGCCTTTCTGAGTTTGGCTCTGGTTGTTTCGTTGATACTGAACATTTCACACTATATGAAAAAGAAGCAAG CTAAAATGTATAAAGACTATGAAGACAACAATCCAAG CTATGATGACTATTACACAGAAGATGACCCAGTTTATGGCAATCTCAATCAAGATATTTTAG AGGAATGTTGTTACGAGCAGATGAAGTCCCAGCCTCAAAGGCCAGTTAACCAACTACAg GTGGAGTCTGCCAATCAGATGTGTTATGCCTCGCTTGATCACAGTGTCAAGGGAAAACGCAGAAAACCAAGAAGAAAGACAGGCCCTTCATTAGAGAAGGATGAAGAAGAAAGATCATCTAACCCCACCACGATGGCTTCCAAAGTTAGCATTTACCTCAATAGTGAGCAGCTGGctgctgaaaacacagcaaacGTAGAAGCCATTCATGATGATCCCGTCAGATTAATGGGTTTGATTCATACTACAAAAGGAGAGAACATTTGA
- the LOC128144783 gene encoding T-cell receptor-associated transmembrane adapter 1 isoform X2, which produces MDCHFSVWGVLAFLSLALVVSLILNISHYMKKKQAKMYKDYEDNNPSYDDYYTEDDPVYGNLNQDILEECCYEQMKSQPQRPVNQLQVESANQMCYASLDHSVKGKRRKPRRKTGPSLEKDEEERSSNPTTMASKVSIYLNSEQLAAENTANVEAIHDDPVRLMGLIHTTKGENI; this is translated from the exons ATGGACTGCCATTTTTCTGTCTGGGGAGTTTTGGCCTTTCTGAGTTTGGCTCTGGTTGTTTCGTTGATACTGAACATTTCACACTATATGAAAAAGAAGCAAG CTAAAATGTATAAAGACTATGAAGACAACAATCCAAG CTATGATGACTATTACACAGAAGATGACCCAGTTTATGGCAATCTCAATCAAGATATTTTAG AGGAATGTTGTTACGAGCAGATGAAGTCCCAGCCTCAAAGGCCAGTTAACCAACTACAg GTGGAGTCTGCCAATCAGATGTGTTATGCCTCGCTTGATCACAGTGTCAAGGGAAAACGCAGAAAACCAAGAAGAAAGACAGGCCCTTCATTAGAGAAGGATGAAGAAGAAAGATCATCTAACCCCACCACGATGGCTTCCAAAGTTAGCATTTACCTCAATAGTGAGCAGCTGGctgctgaaaacacagcaaacGTAGAAGCCATTCATGATGATCCCGTCAGATTAATGGGTTTGATTCATACTACAAAAGGAGAGAACATTTGA